A region of uncultured Draconibacterium sp. DNA encodes the following proteins:
- a CDS encoding YdeI/OmpD-associated family protein, giving the protein MQKEYFKNSNEWGKWLEKNHDKEKVLWLIYYKKHTGKPCIAYDDSVKTALCYGWIDGLVKRIDDECYVRKFTPRNARSVWSESNKKRVAELLKEGKMKPSGLKLVEAAKKNGNWDKVIQPPEVDTTLSAEFKTALHENPEANLFFESLAANHKNQFTTWINMAKRAETKEKRITESIQLLKSGKKLGLK; this is encoded by the coding sequence ATGCAGAAAGAGTATTTTAAAAATAGTAATGAATGGGGAAAGTGGCTGGAAAAAAACCACGATAAAGAAAAAGTATTGTGGCTGATTTATTACAAAAAACACACCGGTAAACCTTGTATTGCCTACGATGATTCAGTAAAAACAGCACTGTGTTACGGTTGGATCGACGGCTTGGTAAAACGTATCGATGATGAATGTTACGTACGAAAATTCACGCCAAGAAATGCCAGGAGTGTTTGGTCGGAATCCAACAAAAAACGTGTTGCCGAATTATTAAAAGAAGGGAAAATGAAACCATCTGGTTTAAAACTGGTGGAGGCAGCCAAAAAGAATGGCAACTGGGATAAAGTAATTCAACCTCCTGAAGTTGATACTACGCTATCTGCCGAATTTAAAACAGCCCTTCACGAAAATCCCGAAGCCAACTTATTCTTCGAGTCGCTGGCAGCAAACCACAAAAACCAGTTTACCACCTGGATTAACATGGCTAAACGTGCCGAAACAAAAGAAAAGCGGATTACGGAATCGATACAACTTTTAAAATCAGGAAAGAAACTAGGTTTAAAGTAA
- a CDS encoding Gfo/Idh/MocA family oxidoreductase, producing the protein MKESRRSFIKKTAAASSVAIVAPTIVSARVFGANDRINAAVLGLNGRGKSHVQGFMSQDNVQVTTLCDPDMNVLKERQQEFKDKYGDNVALEQDLRRVMDDKDIDVISIASPNHWHALSVIWACQAGKDCYVEKPGSHNIWEGRKMVEAAEKYDRIVQHGVQLRSSPAVNEAIQLMRDGYIGRVYMARGLVFRWRGDIGDQGFSAVPDGLDYDLWTGPAPKRPFTKNLVHYNWHWHWDYGNGDVGNQGIHETDLCMWGLDVGLPTKITSMGGKFLWNDCKEVPEVLTSIYHYPDEDKIIQFEVRPWCTNTEEGATVGNIFYGEKGIIVVDGYDKYKSYLGQNREPGKSGDDGGIAATGMDRGAGGTDGHFANFIEAVRAHDKTLLNAPVETAHLSSGLAHLGNIAYRLGKVLTFNPQAEKFVNDPEADEMLTRNYRKGYVVPNMV; encoded by the coding sequence ATGAAAGAATCAAGAAGATCATTTATTAAAAAAACTGCTGCAGCAAGCTCGGTAGCCATTGTCGCGCCTACCATTGTTTCAGCAAGAGTATTTGGTGCAAACGACCGTATAAATGCAGCCGTACTCGGATTAAACGGCCGTGGGAAAAGTCATGTCCAGGGATTCATGAGCCAGGACAATGTTCAGGTTACTACTTTGTGTGATCCTGATATGAATGTTTTGAAAGAGCGTCAACAAGAATTTAAAGACAAGTATGGCGACAATGTGGCTTTGGAACAAGACCTTCGCAGGGTGATGGATGACAAGGACATTGACGTAATTAGTATTGCTTCACCAAACCATTGGCATGCATTGTCTGTAATTTGGGCTTGTCAGGCCGGAAAAGACTGTTATGTTGAAAAACCGGGTTCGCACAATATTTGGGAAGGCCGCAAAATGGTAGAAGCAGCCGAGAAATATGACCGTATTGTTCAGCATGGAGTACAATTACGCAGTTCGCCGGCCGTAAACGAAGCTATTCAGTTAATGCGCGATGGTTATATCGGACGTGTTTATATGGCGCGTGGTTTGGTTTTCCGTTGGAGAGGCGACATTGGTGACCAGGGATTTTCTGCTGTTCCCGATGGTTTGGACTACGACCTGTGGACAGGACCGGCACCTAAACGACCCTTCACCAAAAATCTTGTACATTACAACTGGCACTGGCACTGGGATTATGGAAACGGCGATGTGGGTAACCAGGGTATTCACGAAACCGATTTATGTATGTGGGGACTGGATGTTGGTTTGCCTACAAAAATTACATCGATGGGGGGCAAATTCCTATGGAACGATTGTAAGGAGGTACCCGAGGTGTTGACTTCAATTTATCATTATCCCGATGAAGATAAGATCATTCAGTTTGAAGTACGCCCGTGGTGCACCAATACCGAAGAAGGGGCAACTGTTGGTAATATTTTCTATGGCGAAAAAGGAATTATTGTGGTAGATGGTTACGATAAATACAAATCGTATTTGGGACAAAACAGAGAACCCGGAAAATCAGGCGACGATGGTGGTATTGCTGCAACCGGAATGGACAGGGGAGCAGGCGGTACCGACGGACACTTTGCTAATTTTATTGAAGCTGTTCGTGCCCACGATAAAACCCTGTTAAATGCACCGGTTGAAACAGCACACCTGTCTTCTGGTTTGGCGCATTTAGGTAACATCGCCTATCGTCTCGGTAAAGTGTTGACGTTTAATCCACAGGCCGAGAAATTTGTAAATGATCCGGAAGCAGATGAAATGCTTACACGGAATTATAGGAAAGGTTATGTTGTTCCAAATATGGTGTAG
- a CDS encoding TIM barrel protein, which translates to MNQSRRKFIQNSFIAGAGLSLVDPMAAQAMLRKSKMKLGLVTYQWGKDWDLPTLIANCEKTGFMGVELRTEHAHGVETTLSQKERLEVKKRFADSPVTCVGYGSNFEYHSTDQAKVKQNIQETIEYLKLCADIGASGVKVKPNGIPTEVPREKTIAQIAAALNECGKAAKDLGQVIRVEVHGNVSQEIPNMKAIFEQVTEKSVKMCWNCNEQDLLPPGLEANFNSVKKYFGDTVHIRELNVGDYPYQQLMDLFVGMKYDGWMLLEARTTPADRISAMKEQLDIFNKMIS; encoded by the coding sequence ATGAATCAATCGCGTAGAAAGTTTATACAGAATAGTTTTATTGCCGGCGCCGGACTAAGTCTGGTCGACCCGATGGCTGCTCAGGCCATGCTGCGCAAATCGAAAATGAAACTGGGTTTGGTAACCTACCAATGGGGAAAAGACTGGGATTTACCAACCTTAATTGCTAATTGCGAAAAGACAGGTTTTATGGGGGTTGAACTGCGCACGGAACATGCCCACGGAGTTGAAACAACGTTGAGCCAGAAAGAGCGCCTTGAAGTAAAAAAACGGTTTGCCGACAGTCCGGTAACTTGTGTGGGTTATGGATCGAATTTTGAATACCACAGTACAGATCAGGCAAAAGTGAAACAGAACATTCAGGAAACAATTGAATACCTGAAATTATGCGCCGATATTGGAGCCAGCGGTGTAAAAGTGAAACCAAACGGCATTCCAACCGAAGTACCACGAGAAAAAACAATTGCCCAAATTGCAGCTGCTTTGAACGAGTGCGGTAAAGCTGCGAAAGATTTGGGGCAGGTAATTCGCGTAGAAGTGCACGGTAATGTATCGCAGGAAATACCAAACATGAAAGCCATTTTTGAGCAGGTTACGGAGAAAAGCGTTAAAATGTGCTGGAATTGTAACGAGCAGGATTTACTGCCACCGGGACTGGAAGCCAATTTTAATTCGGTGAAAAAATACTTTGGCGATACTGTGCACATTCGCGAACTTAATGTAGGCGACTATCCTTATCAGCAGCTCATGGATTTATTTGTGGGTATGAAATACGATGGATGGATGTTACTGGAAGCCCGCACTACTCCGGCCGATCGAATTTCAGCAATGAAAGAACAACTGGATATTTTTAATAAAATGATTTCCTAG
- a CDS encoding RagB/SusD family nutrient uptake outer membrane protein: MKRTRNISSLILVLILTLTMSCDDEFLQQDPLSTLSPENTFVNAAGLQTALDASLKGIFNQWNGDTRELMFNHNMGETTVIAATDKPDSPGVDMKIYATPQNSRNNDAGRMLNFYIEGYKQIKNANSVIDNINIPDWEGGSNDPERNDLLGRAYFARAFFFMQLTMQFGNVAVPLTVVAEARQDFKAFYQQGIWDQMIADLEWAEKWVKPKSKLPIGQPPVDAIRILLAKYYTLNARFADAEAMMTKVIDDPESHLFTQADVDASGVDIVQVGNNQNPYTGELIPGWDCNQPADPVNLLHTAANDNRVKNPEGIFTVVNEEGWSGSGGQGRSARIRAWGPWYVSTNKGIKAPPLGAKPGMNIQQNEITKQMHKWGRGVGFTRPTNYAEYEIWNVDGEDDRQDYRHKRGNWVDMDMMIYDNPELEGTEWYLENLRLYYDDVLLCEDTIRCWFGYPFYKFYAPNIEDNVARQDGGKADMYIYREAEAYLLRAEARIWQNNYAGAADDINAIRERSNSKYMYTAADVQAAGIGAVLDERARELWGEEYRHDELVRISVAFAKSGKPCYNGKTYSWDGVDMEKSLSAGSFYYDRQMEKNNFFRDEIPWATYPTTKYTMDPKHIWWPVYEDYIIGNVGAVLNQTTGYDGSENNIEPLTHVVQPAGEPNIDPMEAIGVEE, from the coding sequence AAATATATCGAGTTTAATATTAGTTTTAATATTGACTTTAACAATGTCTTGCGATGACGAATTTCTGCAGCAAGACCCATTATCAACCCTCAGCCCTGAGAATACCTTTGTGAATGCAGCGGGCTTACAAACCGCGTTAGACGCCTCTCTTAAAGGTATTTTTAATCAGTGGAACGGCGATACCCGCGAGTTGATGTTTAATCACAATATGGGTGAAACAACTGTTATTGCGGCTACTGATAAACCTGACTCACCCGGTGTTGATATGAAAATTTATGCTACTCCGCAAAATTCAAGAAACAATGATGCCGGACGTATGCTGAATTTTTATATTGAAGGTTACAAGCAAATAAAAAATGCCAATTCAGTAATCGATAACATAAACATTCCTGATTGGGAGGGTGGCTCAAATGATCCTGAAAGAAACGACTTGTTGGGAAGAGCCTACTTTGCCCGCGCATTTTTCTTTATGCAACTTACCATGCAGTTTGGAAACGTTGCAGTGCCATTAACTGTTGTGGCTGAAGCAAGACAGGATTTTAAAGCATTCTACCAACAGGGAATATGGGATCAGATGATCGCCGACCTGGAATGGGCAGAAAAATGGGTAAAACCTAAAAGTAAGTTACCAATTGGCCAGCCGCCGGTTGATGCAATAAGAATATTGCTTGCCAAGTATTACACGTTAAATGCAAGATTTGCAGATGCAGAAGCGATGATGACAAAGGTGATTGATGATCCGGAATCGCATCTGTTTACACAGGCCGATGTTGATGCTTCAGGAGTTGATATTGTTCAGGTAGGTAATAATCAAAATCCATACACTGGTGAACTAATTCCAGGGTGGGACTGTAATCAGCCTGCCGATCCGGTAAATCTTCTTCATACAGCAGCGAATGATAACAGAGTAAAAAACCCGGAAGGCATTTTTACAGTTGTGAATGAAGAAGGATGGTCAGGCTCCGGCGGTCAGGGAAGATCAGCACGTATTCGTGCATGGGGTCCCTGGTATGTTAGTACAAACAAAGGTATTAAAGCTCCTCCATTAGGAGCAAAACCAGGAATGAACATACAACAGAATGAAATAACAAAACAAATGCATAAATGGGGACGTGGTGTAGGATTTACCCGCCCAACAAATTATGCAGAGTATGAAATCTGGAATGTTGACGGAGAAGACGACCGACAGGACTATCGTCACAAAAGAGGAAACTGGGTTGACATGGATATGATGATTTATGACAATCCTGAGCTTGAAGGTACAGAATGGTATTTGGAAAATTTAAGACTTTATTATGATGATGTGTTGTTGTGCGAAGATACTATTCGTTGCTGGTTTGGCTACCCGTTTTATAAATTCTATGCGCCAAACATTGAAGACAACGTAGCAAGACAGGATGGCGGGAAAGCGGATATGTATATTTACCGTGAAGCTGAAGCCTACCTTTTAAGGGCTGAAGCCCGTATCTGGCAAAATAACTATGCCGGCGCGGCAGATGACATAAATGCAATTCGCGAACGTTCGAATTCAAAATACATGTATACTGCTGCCGATGTTCAGGCTGCAGGTATTGGTGCTGTTCTGGACGAACGTGCCCGTGAATTGTGGGGAGAGGAATACCGCCACGACGAATTGGTGCGCATATCAGTTGCATTTGCTAAATCAGGTAAACCATGTTATAATGGCAAAACCTATTCGTGGGACGGAGTTGACATGGAAAAATCATTATCTGCCGGCAGCTTTTATTACGACAGACAGATGGAAAAAAACAATTTCTTCAGAGATGAGATTCCTTGGGCAACCTATCCAACCACAAAATATACAATGGACCCAAAACATATTTGGTGGCCAGTATATGAAGATTATATAATTGGTAATGTTGGTGCGGTTTTAAACCAAACTACTGGTTACGACGGTTCTGAAAATAACATCGAGCCTCTTACTCATGTAGTGCAACCTGCAGGAGAACCAAATATAGACCCGATGGAGGCAATTGGAGTGGAAGAATAA
- a CDS encoding M56 family metallopeptidase: METSLFYLLNASGGIVLFYLVYWLFLRNETFHAANRWFLIGSLLLAILLPLIPVRYEVLIEASEGAKNGAHTIADTFKNIPVFKGTEESTAAFGWQQAILLIYLTGAAIFLLRLLTQTFVLIHLMIKYRVTSLHGMRVVKNEKYGLPFSFFNVVFINPKFHTQDDLPEILAHEKVHIRENHWFDLLFIELLTVIFWFNPFIWMFERAIKQNHEYLADKGVLAQGHTVGRYQALLVNQLMGMQIIGITNNLNFALSTNRLKMMTKKKTSARRLIRFTWALPALALLLFAFAEPQYSYTETEIVGNELIPADTQSGKQLTIHGKVVSKETGEAIPGASIVIKGTTVGRVSDRDGTFTLIDENPTVKADGSLSTEVVVSFVGMKTVVNSITASGSAVDNMKHTFKMEDEIIVISTLVPPPPPPVPAKEEKLVQQGEKNVPPPPPPAINGEEEVFFVVEDMPQYPGGQPALAMFVQKMQKKLAKEKQLKGSAKVVFTVNPKGKVTDIKVVEKDNDAVAKGAYAIANELEDWTPGKQRGKAVPVKFLLPIEFK; this comes from the coding sequence ATGGAAACTTCTCTGTTTTATCTATTAAACGCATCCGGAGGAATTGTTCTTTTCTACCTGGTGTACTGGCTGTTTCTTCGCAACGAGACCTTTCATGCAGCCAACCGCTGGTTTCTGATAGGCTCCCTACTTTTGGCCATTCTGCTTCCTTTGATACCGGTTCGCTACGAGGTTTTAATTGAAGCCAGCGAAGGAGCCAAAAACGGCGCTCATACCATTGCCGATACGTTTAAAAATATTCCGGTATTTAAAGGAACCGAAGAAAGTACTGCAGCCTTTGGCTGGCAGCAGGCAATTCTGCTGATATACCTCACCGGGGCCGCTATTTTTCTGCTACGTTTGCTTACACAAACTTTTGTCCTCATTCATTTAATGATAAAATACCGCGTTACATCGCTGCATGGCATGCGCGTGGTAAAAAACGAGAAATACGGACTCCCCTTTTCATTTTTTAATGTTGTATTTATCAATCCGAAATTTCATACACAGGACGACCTGCCGGAAATTCTGGCTCACGAAAAAGTGCACATTCGTGAGAATCACTGGTTCGACCTGCTTTTTATAGAACTGTTAACAGTCATCTTTTGGTTCAACCCATTTATTTGGATGTTTGAACGAGCAATTAAACAAAACCATGAGTACCTGGCCGACAAAGGTGTTCTTGCGCAGGGACACACTGTGGGCCGCTACCAGGCTTTATTAGTAAACCAGCTGATGGGTATGCAAATTATTGGAATCACCAATAACCTGAATTTTGCCCTAAGCACAAATCGATTAAAAATGATGACGAAAAAGAAAACATCGGCCCGCCGGCTGATACGATTTACCTGGGCACTGCCCGCACTTGCGCTGTTGTTGTTCGCTTTTGCCGAACCGCAATACAGTTACACCGAAACGGAAATTGTTGGGAACGAGCTAATTCCTGCCGATACTCAATCGGGAAAACAATTGACTATTCACGGAAAAGTTGTGTCGAAAGAAACGGGGGAAGCAATTCCCGGAGCCTCAATTGTTATTAAAGGAACAACTGTTGGGCGTGTATCTGACCGCGATGGAACTTTTACCCTGATTGATGAAAACCCAACTGTAAAAGCTGATGGAAGTTTAAGTACTGAAGTTGTGGTTTCGTTTGTTGGCATGAAAACCGTTGTGAATTCAATTACTGCGTCTGGTTCAGCAGTGGATAACATGAAGCATACTTTCAAAATGGAAGATGAAATTATTGTAATTTCCACTCTTGTACCTCCGCCTCCACCGCCTGTACCGGCAAAAGAAGAGAAGCTTGTTCAGCAAGGAGAAAAGAATGTTCCACCGCCACCTCCACCAGCGATTAACGGAGAAGAAGAAGTATTTTTTGTTGTAGAAGATATGCCGCAATATCCGGGAGGCCAACCTGCATTGGCAATGTTTGTTCAGAAAATGCAAAAAAAATTGGCGAAAGAAAAACAACTTAAAGGTTCGGCGAAAGTTGTATTTACTGTAAATCCTAAAGGTAAAGTAACAGATATTAAAGTGGTAGAAAAAGACAATGATGCCGTAGCAAAAGGTGCTTATGCCATTGCTAACGAGTTGGAAGACTGGACACCGGGGAAACAGCGTGGTAAAGCCGTTCCGGTAAAATTTTTACTTCCTATAGAATTTAAGTAA
- a CDS encoding PmoA family protein, which produces MNIKTLFATALTAGLSMLFTSCNSQQTIDFQVDEAAKKIDVNIDGKLFTSYIYPDNIMKPVLWPLMSPAGNMLTRSFPLINKEGDRTDHPHHVGIWLNYGDVNGLDFWNNSEAIPAENKANYGVIYHQSVKKAKGGKGKAVLETESVWKSPDNTAMLSDDTEFTFTAKENIRIIDRTTTLKALIDEVKFTDNKEGMFAVRVARELELPSDKPTKLMDSHGVVTEVKNMDNTYVKGNYRSAEGVEGGKVWGTRCRWMKLSSEIKGEPVSLVIIDHPKNVGYPTYWHARDYGLFAANTLGQKIFSNGEKELNFSLKKGDSVTFKYRLVIAAADLSDEEINKLADEYAGK; this is translated from the coding sequence ATGAATATTAAAACGTTATTCGCTACGGCATTAACAGCAGGTTTATCAATGTTATTTACTAGTTGTAATTCGCAGCAAACCATTGATTTTCAGGTTGACGAGGCCGCAAAAAAAATAGATGTAAACATCGATGGGAAGTTGTTTACTTCGTACATCTACCCCGACAATATTATGAAACCGGTGCTGTGGCCACTGATGTCGCCTGCCGGAAATATGCTTACGCGTAGTTTCCCTTTGATAAACAAGGAAGGCGATCGGACAGATCACCCGCACCATGTGGGAATATGGCTGAATTACGGCGATGTTAACGGGCTCGATTTTTGGAACAATTCAGAAGCCATTCCTGCAGAAAATAAAGCGAATTATGGTGTTATCTATCATCAATCAGTAAAAAAAGCCAAAGGTGGAAAAGGAAAAGCAGTTCTGGAAACTGAATCGGTTTGGAAATCTCCTGATAATACGGCCATGCTTTCCGATGATACAGAATTCACATTTACGGCGAAAGAAAACATTCGAATAATCGACCGTACAACCACTTTAAAAGCACTTATCGATGAGGTGAAATTTACCGACAACAAAGAGGGTATGTTTGCCGTTCGTGTGGCTCGCGAGCTGGAGTTGCCCAGCGATAAACCAACCAAATTAATGGATTCTCACGGAGTAGTTACCGAAGTGAAAAACATGGACAACACCTATGTGAAAGGGAACTACCGGAGTGCAGAAGGAGTTGAAGGCGGAAAAGTATGGGGCACCCGCTGTCGCTGGATGAAACTTTCGAGCGAGATAAAGGGCGAACCTGTTTCGCTGGTGATTATCGATCATCCTAAAAACGTGGGATATCCAACCTATTGGCATGCGCGCGATTATGGTTTGTTTGCTGCCAATACACTGGGGCAAAAAATATTCTCGAATGGCGAAAAAGAATTGAACTTCAGCCTGAAAAAAGGCGACTCGGTTACGTTTAAATACAGGCTGGTGATTGCTGCTGCCGATTTAAGCGATGAAGAAATTAATAAGCTGGCAGATGAATATGCCGGAAAATAA
- a CDS encoding BlaI/MecI/CopY family transcriptional regulator — protein sequence MFVVVNNFSTIIVATHKMKTLTKAEEQVMHILWNLKEGVVKQVVDGFGEDKPAYTTVATVLNVLEKKGFVTHKKIGNTNLFSPAVSKTDYTKVQFSSLLKNYFNGSFPKMATFFAKENNLGIEELEEMLKMTENELNKEKKD from the coding sequence ATGTTTGTAGTAGTAAATAATTTTAGTACGATAATTGTAGCGACTCATAAAATGAAGACATTAACAAAAGCAGAAGAACAAGTAATGCATATTCTCTGGAATTTAAAAGAAGGAGTTGTTAAACAGGTAGTTGATGGATTTGGCGAGGACAAACCGGCCTACACAACTGTGGCAACTGTTTTAAATGTTCTGGAAAAAAAGGGATTTGTTACCCACAAAAAGATTGGCAATACGAATCTTTTTTCGCCTGCGGTTAGTAAAACGGATTACACAAAAGTCCAGTTTTCGTCTCTACTGAAAAATTATTTTAACGGCTCGTTCCCGAAAATGGCTACCTTTTTTGCCAAAGAGAACAACCTGGGAATAGAAGAGCTGGAAGAAATGCTAAAGATGACAGAAAACGAATTAAACAAAGAAAAGAAAGATTAG